GATGGGGAAGGGGCTGCTGCGCCGGGCGTTCGATCTGGGCGTCACGTTCTTCGATAACGCGGACACGTACGCGTCGGGCCGCGCCGAGGAGCTTCAGCGTGAGGCGCTGGGCAGCGTGCGCGATCAGATCGTGATCGGCACGAAGTTCGGGTACGACATCTACAATCACCCGGACCGTCCGGGGCAGCAGGAGCGTCCGCACGACTGGACGCCCGCTTACCTGCGTAAGGCGCTGGAAGGCAGCCTGAAACGCCTGGGCACCGATTACATCGACTACTACCAGCTGCACAACCCGCGCATGGACGCCGTGCTGAACGACGACCTGTGGGCCGAACTGGACCGCGCCAAATCCGAGGGTCTGATCCGCGCGTACGGCACGGCGCTGGGGCCGGCGCTGAACGAACGGCAGATCGAGGAAGGGATTGCCAGCGTGCGGGACCGCCGCGCGCCCACGCAGATCATCTACAACCTTCTGGAGCAGATGCTGGGCGAGGCGATCCTCCCGGCGGGCGAGGCGGCGGGTGTGGGCGTGATGGCCCGCGTGCCGCAC
This Deinococcus seoulensis DNA region includes the following protein-coding sequences:
- a CDS encoding aldo/keto reductase — encoded protein: MEYRKLQGTDLTVSAVGFGVWTVGTTWWGVKDEEMGKGLLRRAFDLGVTFFDNADTYASGRAEELQREALGSVRDQIVIGTKFGYDIYNHPDRPGQQERPHDWTPAYLRKALEGSLKRLGTDYIDYYQLHNPRMDAVLNDDLWAELDRAKSEGLIRAYGTALGPALNERQIEEGIASVRDRRAPTQIIYNLLEQMLGEAILPAGEAAGVGVMARVPHASGLLEGYMTLDTEFEPGDHRNWRMTTNARRKAWMEDGLKKVEQLQAQFVEGRGRTIGQLAIQFALRSPVMASVLPNIYSAQNLEEYAATFDAAPLTDEEFGAIQALYRENFGLTHDLRGEVVAGGAK